Within the Capsicum annuum cultivar UCD-10X-F1 unplaced genomic scaffold, UCD10Xv1.1 ctg66634, whole genome shotgun sequence genome, the region ACCACATTACGcttgtatgtggcatctatggggtAATGTGACAAAAAATTTTAGGAAGTCGTATGATGCATTATCTGAAATCTTCTATACCATGGCAAAATCATACTCAAAGtctgaatttcataatttaatggAGAAAATGAAGCTAGTTGATGTTAGGGTGAAGAATTACTTGGAGTTGGCGAGATACGATAAGTGGGCTAGGTCATATGCAACAGTTCTTAGGGGATGGACCTTAACATCAAATATTTTAGAGTCAATTAATGCTGCACtggtatcagctagagaacttctaatatatgatttttttagaGGAAGTTAGATTGATGTTTGGTAGATGAAATTGTGAAAACAGACAGGAGCCATTGTACACACGCACGGATCTTATCGAAAAATTTCAAGCAATTCTCCAACAGAATGAAGCAGAGTGTACACGTATGAAGgtatgataaaatagatataatcaTTTAATGTTATATCTTCTTgaatttttatatgttgtatgAAACATATCttaatatacaaattattaaaattataacaaATCTATGTgttgtaatgaaaaaaatatgtatatattctttAGTAATATGCATTTGCTGCTTTGGGAAAAAATACATTTACTAATCTGTAGCAAATTTTACtgtagtattttttttctataatattttttatgcattaatATTTTCAGGTTATACCAGCGTCAGAGTACGTCTATACTGTCCACGATAAGGAGAAACATTTATAGTTTgtctaaaggaaaaaaaatgttctTGTCATGTATTCCAATTGGATGAGATACCATGTGTGCATGCTTGTGCTGTACTTGATAGCAAGAATCTTGAAAAAGGACCAT harbors:
- the LOC124893867 gene encoding uncharacterized protein LOC124893867; translated protein: NLKEAYGEREHMCVVSNRNSSIIKAVAGVYNNVPHYACMWHLWGNVTKNFRKSYDALSEIFYTMAKSYSKSEFHNLMEKMKLVDVRVKNYLELARYDKWARSYATVLRGWTLTSNILESINAALEPLYTRTDLIEKFQAILQQNEAECTRMKVIPASEYVYTVHDKEKHLYKNLEKGPYYSNLYKPKTVLRTYDLLVYPLPHKDDWVIPQEILDEVVFPQKYKRPPERPAKKERGKS